In the genome of Bradyrhizobium sp. CIAT3101, one region contains:
- a CDS encoding acyl-CoA dehydrogenase family protein, translating to MELALSPEDAEFRDEVRAFIAANYPAEMRVPNPETDLSKEQMLLWHRILNKKGWIAPLWPKEYGGPGWSITRRFIFEQETSCAGTMPPLAFSVTMVGPVIYTFGNEAQKKKFLPRILSGEDWWCQGYSEPGSGSDLATVRTKAVRDGDHYIVNGHKTWTTLAQHADWIFCLVRTDPTAKPQSGISFLLIDMKSPGVTVRPIITIDGSHEVNDVFLEDVRVPAENLIGEENKGWTYAKFLLGNERTSMAGIGRSTRYLAKLKKIVKAEIPDDDPAYLEFIKEIARIELDVLALEATELRVVAQMARGIDPGPAASLFKIRGTEIFQQITELTHRAIGNYGLAIREHPVSANHFMPGPDYGHTASEKYLNSRKLSIYGGSNEIQRNIIAKAVLGL from the coding sequence ATGGAGCTCGCGTTATCACCGGAAGATGCAGAATTTCGCGACGAGGTGCGCGCCTTCATCGCCGCGAACTACCCGGCCGAGATGCGGGTTCCCAATCCGGAGACCGATCTTTCCAAGGAGCAGATGCTGCTCTGGCATCGCATCCTGAACAAGAAGGGCTGGATCGCGCCGCTCTGGCCTAAGGAATATGGCGGACCCGGCTGGTCGATCACGCGCCGCTTCATCTTCGAGCAGGAGACGTCCTGCGCCGGGACGATGCCACCGCTGGCCTTCAGCGTCACGATGGTCGGCCCTGTCATCTACACGTTCGGCAACGAGGCGCAGAAGAAGAAGTTTCTGCCGCGCATTCTCTCGGGCGAGGACTGGTGGTGCCAGGGCTATTCCGAGCCGGGCTCCGGATCTGACCTAGCCACTGTCCGCACCAAGGCCGTGCGTGACGGCGACCATTATATCGTCAACGGTCACAAGACTTGGACCACGCTGGCCCAGCACGCGGACTGGATCTTTTGCCTGGTGCGGACCGATCCAACCGCCAAGCCGCAGTCCGGTATCTCATTCCTGCTGATCGACATGAAATCGCCAGGTGTAACGGTACGGCCGATCATCACCATCGACGGCTCTCATGAGGTCAACGACGTCTTCCTGGAAGACGTTCGTGTTCCCGCCGAGAACCTGATCGGCGAGGAGAACAAGGGCTGGACTTACGCCAAATTCCTGCTCGGCAATGAGCGCACCAGCATGGCTGGCATCGGCCGCTCGACGCGCTACCTCGCGAAGCTCAAGAAGATCGTCAAGGCGGAGATTCCGGACGACGATCCGGCGTATCTCGAATTCATCAAGGAGATTGCCCGCATCGAGCTCGACGTGCTGGCACTGGAAGCCACCGAGCTGCGGGTCGTGGCGCAGATGGCGCGCGGCATCGATCCGGGGCCGGCGGCCTCGCTGTTCAAGATCCGCGGCACCGAGATATTCCAACAGATCACGGAGCTGACGCATCGTGCGATCGGCAATTATGGCCTCGCCATCCGCGAGCATCCGGTCAGCGCGAACCACTTCATGCCGGGGCCGGACTATGGCCACACGGCGTCGGAAAAGTACCTGAACTCGCGCAAGCTCAGCATCTACGGCGGATCGAACGAGATCCAACGCAACATCATCGCCAAGGCCGTGCTCGGTCTCTAG
- a CDS encoding SDR family oxidoreductase: MQKRNATVAVIGAGDYIGGEIAKKFAAEGFTVFAGRRNGDKLAPLVKEIEAAGGEIHARSLDARKEEEIISFLNDADKHAPLEVCIFNIGANVNFPILETTERVFRKVWEMACYSGFLAGREAARLMLPRGGGNIFFTGATASLRGGSGYAAFASAKFGLRAVAQAMARELGPKNIHVAHLIIDSGVDTEWVRQRRAEALGPDALDNPNLLMPPSSVATSYWQLYLQPKSAWTFELEIRPFGEKW, encoded by the coding sequence ATGCAGAAGAGAAACGCCACGGTGGCCGTGATCGGCGCAGGGGACTATATCGGCGGTGAGATTGCCAAGAAATTCGCTGCCGAAGGCTTTACGGTGTTTGCGGGCCGCCGCAATGGCGACAAGCTCGCGCCGCTGGTCAAGGAGATCGAGGCGGCCGGCGGTGAAATCCACGCCCGCTCGCTCGATGCTCGCAAGGAGGAGGAGATCATCTCCTTCCTCAATGACGCCGACAAGCACGCGCCGCTGGAAGTCTGCATCTTCAATATCGGCGCCAACGTCAACTTTCCGATCCTGGAGACGACCGAGCGGGTATTCCGCAAGGTCTGGGAAATGGCGTGCTATTCCGGCTTCCTGGCTGGTCGCGAAGCGGCGCGACTGATGCTGCCGCGCGGTGGCGGCAACATCTTCTTCACCGGTGCGACCGCGTCCTTGCGCGGTGGCAGCGGCTACGCTGCCTTTGCCAGCGCCAAGTTCGGTCTGCGCGCGGTGGCACAGGCGATGGCGCGTGAATTGGGGCCGAAGAACATCCACGTCGCCCATCTCATCATCGATTCCGGCGTCGATACCGAATGGGTGCGGCAGCGCCGTGCCGAGGCTTTGGGTCCCGACGCCCTCGACAATCCCAATCTCCTGATGCCGCCGTCCTCTGTCGCGACGTCCTACTGGCAGCTCTATCTGCAACCGAAGAGTGCCTGGACCTTCGAGCTGGAAATTCGTCCCTTCGGCGAGAAGTGGTAG